In Apis mellifera strain DH4 linkage group LG3, Amel_HAv3.1, whole genome shotgun sequence, one DNA window encodes the following:
- the LOC408724 gene encoding uncharacterized protein LOC408724, which produces MADVGLSLDDIIKKSKSSGMRSRGGGVRRGTNRGARANGSLRGRGSQVITDARFKIIQKNREKLTDARDKLAEIAKQSDARLKLDKIRASQFKKIEAQIPGISQKTGRNGRLSLSTNKMPPIMPHNVPPSISNNYMPPPSRAVGYRPPPLADSHYMGNMNMDFIDDYMMETAPLRRTVSNEYAPTPPPPPPTFSIKPASSYTWVKPTSSNVIRIVPSHKSDDDRERERARDYKVIARFPMTKPASPSYKEDWSFGTKSRTILAEDTVDSKYYDSRSHRDIGVKSRLDSVPSKSRTMDVLSRSKTSSSSSSQSTGYRIVVSNLQANVTQEDIKELFEDVGELLVSRLVRPGTAEVIYKTLKDATKAVETYHNRQLDGHPMKCLLVNPRPKNNPTGPAVRSLTESRRSVNSSYVQPSLGAVHRALFDDS; this is translated from the exons ATGGCTGATGTGGGCCTAAGTTTAGatgacataattaaaaaatcaaaatcatcaGGAATGAGAAGCAGAGGTGGAgg cgtTCGAAGAGGTACTAATAGAGGTGCAAGAGCTAATGGTTCGCTAAGAGGACGCGGTTCACAAGTGATTACTGAtgcaagatttaaaattatacaaaaaaatcggGAAAAACTTACAGATGCAAGAGATAAACTTGCTGAAATTGCTAAACAAAGCGATGctagattaaaattagataaaattcgtGCATcacagtttaaaaaaatagaagcacAGATACCTGGAATATCTCAGAAAACAGGTCGTAATGGAAGACTATCTTTATCTACTAATAAAATGCCACCAATCATGCCACATAATGTTCCACCAAgtatttcaaacaattatatGCCACCACCTTCAAGAGCAGTAGGTTATAGGCCACCTCCACTTGCAGATTCTCATTATATGGGAAACATGAATATGGATTTTATCGATG ATTATATGATGGAAACAGCACCTTTAAGAAGAACTGTTAGTAACGAATATGCTCCTACAccacctcctccacctccaaCTTTCAGTATTAAACCTGCATCATCTTATACATGGGTAAAACCAACGAGCAGTAATGTAATAAGAATCGTACCTTCTCACAAATCTGATGATGATAGAGAACGTGAGAGAGCAAGAGATTATAAAGTTATTGCACGTTTTCCAATG ACAAAACCCGCGTCTCCCTCGTATAAAGAAGATTGGAGTTTTGGCACGAAATCGCg gacTATATTAGCAGAAGACACAGTAGATTCCAAGTATTACGATTCAAGAAGTCATAGAGACATTGGAGTAAAATCAAGATTAGATTCAGTTCCAAGTAAATCGCGAACTATGGACGTTTTGTCTCGATCTAAAACAAGTTCCAGTTCATCGTCACAGTCTACTGGTTATCGAATTGTCGTGTCAAATTTACAAGCAAATGTCACTCAAGAAGATATCAAG GAATTATTCGAGGATGTAGGAGAATTGTTAGTGTCCCGCTTAGTACGACCGGGTACAGCggaagtaatttataaaacattgaaGGATGCTACTAAAGCTGTTGAAACTTATCACAATAGACAATTAGATGGACATCCTATGAAATGTCTTCTTGTAAATCCACGACCAAAAAACAATCCAACCGGACCAGCTGTTAGATCTCTTACAga ATCAAGGAGAAGTGTTAATTCAAGTTATGTACAACCAAGTTTAGGAGCAGTACATCGTGCATTATTCGATGAttcttaa